In a genomic window of Hypanus sabinus isolate sHypSab1 unplaced genomic scaffold, sHypSab1.hap1 scaffold_1790, whole genome shotgun sequence:
- the LOC132387376 gene encoding NACHT, LRR and PYD domains-containing protein 3-like produces the protein MWRTELPKLDRILREIQELGPDPQEYMNIAQGLSELPTQLIDVQQKHKETLRTRTETLRVNTILMTEKVKVFQLADRYAELTVISTVRDRTLVEHELLARGRDHEHYREKQLRRQLEKIRTDQLFHSSFSRSKSKSGSSAAVAGVPGIGKTTMVQKIVYDWAMGKIYQQFQFVFSFKFRDLNSIDCRINLKELILDQYPYFGNILREVWKNPEGLLFIFDGLDEFKHKIDFADSRRDTEQKHQCPDPEWWCEVSDIVYSLIQGKLLPGCSVLVTTRPTALHLLEKADISVRAEILGFVGEERKEYFIRHFEDQTVAEAVFKHVKENEILYTMSYNPSYCWILALALGPFFTQRVRDPQRVPKTITQLYSYYIYNILKNHGREIERPRDVLLRVGQMAFRGVSEKKIVFTDGDLIKYNLQPSQFLSGFLMELLEREDSAQSVVYTFPHLTIQEFVAAVTQFLIPDGRDIKKLLTETHNTTDGRFEVFLRFVAGLSSPMTARGLVEILGPFPHETTCRVIDWVKEEVKRQSGNTESEAGKRSLLNTLHYLFESQNRGLAQDALGSVETLSFSRLTLTPIDCAVLSHAIGFCDTIKHLDLENCHIQCEGIQRLGPGLHKCQVLR, from the coding sequence atgttcaacagaaacacaaggagactctgcggacacgaactgaaacactgagagtgaacacgatcctgatgacggagaaggtgaaggttttccagctggctgatcgatacgctgagctcacggtcatttctactgttcgagatcggacactggtggaacatgagctgctggcaagaggcagagaccatgaGCATTATAGAGAGAAACAACTCCGCAGACAGCTGGAAAAAATCCGTACTGATCAGTTATTCCACagcagcttttcccggagtaaatccaaatctgggagttcagcagcagtggccggagtcccggggatcgggaaaacaacgatggtacaaaagattgtttatgactgggccatggggaaaatatatcaacagttccagtttgtcttcagtttcaaattccgagaTTTAAACAGTATTGACTGTCgaataaacctgaaggaactgattctggatcagtatccttactttgggaatatcctgagagaagtctggaagaacccagagggattgctgtttatattcgatggtttagATGAATTCAAACACAAAATCGATTTTGCggacagtcggagagatacagaacaaaagcaccagtgcccagatcccgagtggtggtgtgaagtgtcggacattgtgtacagtttaatccagggcaagctgctcccagggtgttcagtgctggtgaccacccgccccactgcgttacatttattggaaaaggcggaTATCAGTGtccgggctgaaatcctgggatttgttggtgaggaacggaaggaatatttcatcagacattttgaagatcagacggtggccgaagctgttttcaaacacgtgaaggagaacgagatcctgtacaccatgagctacaacccctcctactgctggatcctcgctctggcactgggccccttcttcacacaaagagtcagggacccacagcgagttcccaagactatcacccaactgtactcctactatatttacaacatcctgaaaaaccacggccgtgagattgagagaccccgtgatgtgttactcagggttggtcagatggccttcagaggagtgtccgagaagaagattgtgtttacagatggagatttgatcaagtacaatcttcagccttcccagttcctgtccgggttcctgatggagcttttggagagagaggattctgcccagagcgtggtgtacacattcccacacctcaccatacaagagtttgtagctgcagtgacACAATTCCTGATCCCAGATGGCAGAGATATTaagaaactcctcactgaaacccacaacacgacagatgggcgatttgaggtatttctccgttttgttgctggtctctcctctccaatgacagctcggggcctggtggagattctgggtccatttcctcatgaaacaacctgccgggtgattgactgggtgaaggaggaggttaaacgtcagagtggaaacacagagagtgaagctggtaaaaggagcctcctgaacacattgcactacctgtttgagtctcagaatcgtggactggctcaggacgcactgggatctgtggaaacactttcattcagtagattgacactgaccccgattgactgcgcggtcctgtctcatgccatcggattctgtgatacaataaaacacctcgacctggagaactgccacattcagtgtgaaggaatccagcggctgggacccgggctgcacaagtgccaggtgttgaggtaa